ATTTTAGGGCATTTGGGGAGGGGTTTATTCTGAATTTTCGGGGATTTATTatggatttttggggttttttgggattttggaggttCATTCTGATTTTAGGTGGCTTATTTGGACTTTAGGGCGTTTTTGgggaattattttgaattttaggGCGTTTTTAGGGGGTATCTGGGTGGGTTTcagtggttttggggtggttttggggtttttgggggtgttttgggCCTTTATGGGGTGAAatggggggatttggggtgggttttggaggattttggggttttttggggtattttggaGGTATTTCAGGTCGGTTTTGGGCTGATTTTAGGGTattttgggctggttttggggtctttggggttttttggggtatTTCAGGTCTGTTTTGAGCTGATTTTGAGCTGATTTTGGATTTCTTGGGGTATTTCGGGCAGGTTTTGGGGcgattttgggttttttggggtatTTCCGGCAGGTTTTGGGGCGATTTGGGGGTATTTAGGatttttggggcattttttggtggtctttggggttttttgggctATTTCGGGCTggttttgggctggttttggggtcttttgggtttttctggggTATTTCGAGCAGGTTTTGGGGcgattttttggggtttttttggataTTTTGGGCAGGTTTTGGGGCgatttcttttgggtttttttttgggctATTTCGGGAGCAGGTTTTTGTGGGCTGatttttgggtctttttttgggttttttggggtatTATTTCCAGGTCGGTTTTTGGgctgatttttggggtttttgggctATTTCGGGCAGGTTTTGGGGcgattttgggggttttttggggtttctcgAGCAGGTTTAGGGGCggttttggggctgttttgggTCGGGGGTCTCACCTGGGGGGGCTCCCAGCGCTGCCCCTCCCCCAGGGCCTGCAGGGCCGCGTGCGGGGGGAGGGTCCCGAAAAATTCCTCGTCCTCCACGAGGGTCCCGTCCTCGGCCAGAGCCCGCGCGGGGgggaggggcagagccagggccgAGCGAGCCTGGGGGGGTTCGGGGGGGATTGGGgaaatttgggggaaattttgggggtttaggtggggattttggggggctttcgggtggttttggggggatttttaTGGGACCCCTTTGGGGTGTGCTTTGGGGTGGATTTCggggtttgggtggtttgtggggaattttggggttttggtgggcTTTTTagggggatttgggggcttGGAGGTTTGGGGGGGACTTTGGGAGCGTTTACGGGGAAAATTTTGGGGGCATTTACGGGGGAGCTTTGGGGAccatttgggattttggggggatttgggggaacATTTGGGGCTTTGGGGGTAATTTGCTGGGCGCATTTGGGGGATTTGGTGTTGGTTGGGGCGATTTTGGGGAAAttttggggggctttggggGGATTTAGGAGGGTTTGGGGGATTCACAGGGGGGATTTGTGGGACAattggggggattttttggggttttgggtgggattttggggaaattGGGCATGTTGGCGGGGATTTAGGGGGGATTTGGAGGGATTTAGGGGGAttttggagggatttgggggatttcGGGGGGTTTCTGggagatttgggggtttttagggGATTGAgggggaaatttgggaattttggggggatttaGGGAGGATTTGTGGAAACATTTGTGGAAAcatttggggggattttggtgggatttttttggagaattttgggggattttaaTTCGGTTAATTAAGGTTCAATGAGGACAAACGAGGGTTAATGAGGGTTAATTAACGCTAATTAGCGCTAATTGGGCCTCACCTGCTCGCGCAGCTCCCCCAGGGTGGCGGCCAGGAccccccggggccgcccctcCCCCCCCGCGGGGCTGACCCAGAAGGGgcgggggggggtgggggaggggccgggggtgggggaggggccCCAAAGGAGGCGGGACACCGAGCTGGGGGGGGGAGGGGcgaaaaaaagacaaaaaaaggcaaaaaaatgcaaaaaaaggtaaaaaaaagggTCCGGAAATGGCGaaattccccaaaattcccccaaaatttCATCGGATTTGACCGAAATTCCCCCAAAATTCACCGAAATTCCCCAAAATTTCATCGATTTAGAGCGAAATTGCCCCAAATTCTCCAAAATTCcaaaaaattcccccaaaatttCCAAAAATTTCATCGATTTTGACAGAAATCGCCCCAAATTCCGCCCAAATTCACTGAAATTGACCCAAAttccccccaaattccccaaaaTTTCATCAAATTTGACCGAAATTCCCcaaaattcactgaaatttccccaaaattccccaaaatttCATCGATTTTGACCGAAATTGCCCCAAATGctccaaaattcccaaaaatccccccaaaattaATCGAAATTTCATCGATTTTGACAGAAATCGCCCATAATTCTCCCAAAATTTCATCGAATTTGACCGAAATTGccccaaattccccaaattcccccGAAATTTCTCGAATTTGACCGAAATTCCCCCAAAttctcccaaaattcccaaaaagtcccccaaaattccccatAATTTCTCAAATTCCACCAAAATTGCCCCAAATTCCCgaaaattcccccaaaatttCATCGAATTTGACAGAAATTGCCCcaaattttccccaaattcccccaaaTCCTCTCAAAATCTCCCAAAATTTCATCCATTTCTCCCaaattcccccaaaattccccaaatttTCCCCCCAGACCCCCTGGAATTGCCCCCAAAATTCCAAATCCCATCAAAATCCTCCGAAATTCCCCCAAAATTTCCCCCAATTCTTCCCCAAATTCCCTCGATTTTCCCCGAAACCTCcccccaaaaattccccaaaaccccccaaattttccccaaaacttccaaaattcccccaaattcccaaaaattccccaaaattcTGCGAAAATTCCCTGGAATTGCCCGAAAATTCCCAATTTTTGCCCCAaatttcccctcccctcccccctccgGTACCGCAGCGCCTCCATCACTTCCGGGGGGCGGGGCAAGGTCCGAAGGTCGGTGGTGACGTCACGGTGACGTCACATGGAGGGGGGAGGGGAATCCCCGGGAAAttggggcaggaaaagggaattttgggggtctaaaaatggagaaatttggggaatttggggTCAAAAATTGGGAATTTTGTCCGAaattttgggaatttggggtgaAAAATTGAGAATTTGGGGCAAAATTGGGGGTAAAAATTGGGAATTTGGGGTCAAAAAGGGgaattttaaatcagaaattgGAAAGTTTGGggaagaaatgggaattttttaCCCAAATTTTGGGAATTTCGGGCCAGGAATTGGAAGTTGGGGGTGGATAATTGGGAATTTTGGGTTGAAATCGAAGATTTTGgatgaaaaaagggaaattttatCCCAAAATTGGGAATCTGGGGGGAGAAATTGTGGATTTAGGGGCAAAAATGGGGAATTTcgggggaaaaaagggaatttttagTCAAAAATTGGAATTTGGAGGGGAAAATTGTGAAATCTCAGGCGACGCTGGGGATTTGGAGTGAAAATTTGGGAGTTTGGGAGCCAAAAGGGAAAATTCGGGTCGAAAATCGGAATTTTTGGGGCAGAAATTGGAATTTGGGGCGAAAGAAGGGAATTTTTGAACCCCACAATTGGGACTTTTGAGCCGAAACTTGGGAATTTTGGGTGgaaatttggggatttggaGGGAAAGAATTGAAACCACGCCCCCAGCAACCAATTCCCGCCCTTTTTTGGTCTCCTAGCAACCAATTCCCGCCCTTTTTGGTCTCCCTAGCAACCGATTCCCGCCCTTTTTTGGTCCCCTAGCAACCGATTCCCGccctttttttgtctcttaGCAACCAATTCCCGCCCTTTTTGGTCCCCTAGCAACCGATTCGCGCCCTTTTTATGTCTCTTAGCAACCGATTCGCGCCCTTTTTTGGTCTCTTAGCAACCGATTCCCGCCCTTTTTTGTCTCTTAGCAACCAATTCGCGCCCTTTTTGGTCTCTTAGCAACCGATTCCCGCCCTTTTTAGTCTCCTAGCAACCGATTCCCACCCTTTTTGGTCGCCTGGCAACCGATTCCCGcccttttttttgtctcttggCAACCGATTCGCGCCCTTTTCGTCTCTTAGCAACGATTTTCGCCGTTTTCGGTCATCCTAGCAACCGATTCCCGCCCTGTTTGGTCTCCTAGCAACCAATCCCCGCCCCTCCCCGTCTCCCAGCAACGCGTCGCGGCCGTTCTGCGTCACTTCCGGGCGGTtccaagatggcggcggccgggccgggcgcggtCCCGGAGGCCCCGGGCGGGTCCGGGGGAGCCCCGGGCGGGCCCCGAGCGGGCCCGGAGGGACCCGgggggggcagcggggccgggccgggctccgGCAGCGCCCGCGGAGCGCCGGGGAACGCGGGCACCGCCAGGGACGCGGAGGTGGCGGTGGAGATCGGGGAGACCTACCTGTGCCGCAGGGCCGACGGCAGCTGGCGTGAGGGATACTGGGCATACTGGGAGGGTTATACTGGGCATACTGGGAGGGTTATACTGGGGATAGAGTTATACTGGTTATACTGGGCaaactgggaatggggctgggggacGGGCAAAAGGGTGGGGGGAATGGGGAActgctcccagtccatccccaGTCCGTCCCAGTCcgtcccagtccctcccagtccctcccagtccctcccagtccctccccagtccatcccagtccctcccagtccatcccagtccatcccagtccctcccagtccctcccagtccctcccagtccctcccagtccatccccagtccctcccagtccatcccagtcccagtccctcCAGTCCATCCCCAggccctcccagtccctcccagtcctcccTCCcgtcccagtccctcccagtccctcccagtccctcccagtccatccccagtccctcccagtccatccagtccctcccagtccctcccagtccctcccagtcagTCCCAGTTCGTTCCAGACTCGGCTGAGGTGATCCAGTCCCGCCTGAACGAGCAGGAGGCGCGCGAGGAGTTCTACGTGCACTACGTGGGCTGTGAGTGAACTGGGCAAACTGGGACCTACTGGGACCCACTGGGAGGGGCCACTGcgggactgggagggactgggagtgGAGTAGGATGGACTGGGAgtggactgggagggactgggaatggactgggatcaactgggagggactgggagggactgggacgGACTGAGAGcgactgggagggactgggatcaACTGGGATCAACTGGGATCAACTGGGAGGGGTCAAagggggactgggatggactgggagggactggaacaaactgggatggactgggatggactggaaCAAACTGGGAGAGGATTTTGGGTAGACTGGGAGccactgggagggactgggagggaactgggagccattgggaggcactgggacaaactgggaggGATTGGGATGTACTGGGATggttcccagtgctcccagttcaaaccagtgctcccagttaACCGGTGGTCTGGATGAGTGGGTGGACCGGAACCGGCTGGGGaggctcccagtgctcccagtgctcccagtaactCCCAGTTCAAGGGGATTTAAAGGCTCTGGGCAGGacggggctggctggggctggctggggctgtcccagtgctcccagtacaaaccagtgctcccagttaACCGGCGGCTGGACGAGTGGGTGGACCGGAACCGGCTGGGGagggctcccagtgctcccagtaactCCCAGTAACTCCCAGTTCAGGGGGATTTGGGCacactggggctggctggggctgtcccagtgctcccagtacaaaccagtgctcccagttaACCGGCGGCTGGACGAGTGGGTGGACCGGAACCGGCTGGGGagggctcccagtgctcccagtaactCCCAGTAACTCCCAGTTCAGGGGGATTTAAAGGCTCTGGGCAGGacggggctggctggggctgtcccagtggtcccagtacaaaccagtgctcccagttaACCGGCGGCTGGACGAGTGGGTGGACCGGAACCGGCTGGCGCTGTCCAAGAGCCTGAAGGAGGCGGCCCAGAAGAGCTCGGAGCCGTTCCTGGGCGAGCTGGCCGAGCCCGAGAGGAAAATCACCCGGAACCAGAAACGCAAACACGACGAGATCAACCACGTGCAGAAGGtctgggggggactgggatatactgggatatactgggagCGAGTTCaaggggactgggagggactgggagggactgggagggagttaaaggggactgggagggactgggatatactgggagGGAGTTCaaggggactgggagggactgggagggactgactgggagggactgggagggactgggagggagttaaaggggactgggagggactgggaggggactgggagggactgggagcggactgggagggactgggatgggattaGCGGGtactgggatggactgggatacactgggaggaactgggagggaGTTAaaggggactgggagggactgggatgacTTtaggggacactgggatggactgggagcgAGTTCaaggggactgggagggactgggaggggactgggaggggactgggaccgactgggagggactgggagggagtTCAAGGGGATTGAGGACCTGGGATTACTGGAGGGAGTTAAACGGGNNNNNNNNNNNNNNNNNNNNNNNNNNNNNNNNNNNNNNNNNNNNNNNNNNNNNNNNNNNNNNNNNNNNNNNNNNNNNNNNNNNNNNNNNNNNNNNNNNNNNNNNNNNNNNNNNNNNNNNNNNNNNNNNNNNNNNNNNNNNNNNNNNNNNNNNNNNNNNNNNNNNNNNNNNNNNNNNNNNNNNNNNNNNNNNNNNNNNNNNNNNNNNNNNNNNNNNNNNNNNNNNNNNNNNNNNNNNNNNNNNNNNNNNNNNNNNNNNNNNNNNNNNNNNNNNNNNNNNNNNNNNNNNNNNNNNNNNNNNNNNNNNNNNNNNNNNNNNNNNNNNNNNNNNNNNNNNNNNNNNNNNNNNNNNNNNNNNNNNNNNNNNNNNNNNNNNNNNNNNNNNNNNNNNNNNNNNNNNNNNNNNNNNNNNNNNNNNNNNNNNNNNNNNNNNNNNNNNNNNNNNNNNNNNNNNNNNNNNNNNNNNNNNNNNNNNNNNNNNNNNNNNNNNNNNNNNNNNNNNAGGTGTGCCCAGGTCTGCCCAAGCCccctcccaggtgtgcccaggtgtgcccaggtgtgcccaaatcccatcccaaccacacccaggtgtgcccagctgtgcccaggtaTCCCAAAGCCCCTCCCAGCCAcgcccaggtgtgcccaggtgtgcccaaattcaatcccagctgtgccaaggtGTGCCCAAACCCCTTCCAGCcatgcccaggtgtgccccaccccatcccagatgcccccaggtgtgcccaaaCCTcctcccaggtgtgcccagacatgcccaggtgtgcccaggtgtgcccaaaccccctcccaggtgtgcccagatgcccccaggtgtgcccaggtgtgcccaaaccccctcccaggtgtgcccaggtgtgcccaggtgtgcccaggtgtgcccaggtgtgccca
This portion of the Serinus canaria isolate serCan28SL12 chromosome 25, serCan2020, whole genome shotgun sequence genome encodes:
- the LOC127060638 gene encoding cell death activator CIDE-B-like codes for the protein MKFLEILGEFFGILENLGQFRSKSMKFWGISVNFGGISVKSDEILGEFWGISPFPDPFFYLFLHFFAFFCLFFAPPPPSSVSRLLWGPSPTPGPSPTPPRPFWVSPAGGEGRPRGVLAATLGELREQARSALALPLPPARALAEDGTLVEDEEFFGTLPPHAALQALGEGQRWEPPQAPPRWDLGRGLPEEPPGGPPELARLSLLRERSHPRGARLRLQGRLRGLRWELGGLGPDSLLRELLRLLVSLSRALGQALLGLSAALRPLLEGPQTHGEGH